The region CCCTGCAGGTAGAAAGGAGAAAAGGCACAGTCTGCTTGCAGCTGGGGAAAGGCAAGACCATGGGAAACAGTTCTGTTTCCCAAAGGGCTGTCTCTCTCACCTCTCTTGATCCAGATGTTCTTCCGGTATTTGGAGGGCATGCTCACCAGGAAGCGCTGCCCCTGGGCTGTCTCTACTTCATGCAAATTGTTGCCTGGGGTCCTTAGTACCTGGGCCAGGAGAGAACAAGAACCAGTCAGCCTCGTCAGCCAGCTCCAAAACCTGCTGAGCTGTACTgcaccctacccccaccccagaggCCCAAGGTGGGTAGGGGGCTGAGAAGCTCGTCCCCAATGCCACTCACCCTCACGATCTGCTGCTGGTCAGAGGGCACCATGTGCTCCCCCAGCACCTCCTTCACCACGTGCTTCCTCTTGGTGGCCTGAGACATGTTGGGTCCTGTCTCAGGGTGGTGAGGGATGCAGTCTGTCAACTCCTCCTCTTGAGTTTCTTGGATGGCAGGCTCAGAACCCAGGACTTTTAAAGATGAAGAGAGGTCTTTTATTGAGAAGTGGCACAGTCCTGATTAAGAACATGGGCTCTGAAATCCTACCTTGGCTATTTCCTGGCTGTTCATTTCTCtagatttcagagaaaaatagccATCTCAGAACATTCTTATTagaaggaaataattctaagcaAAGCACTTAGCACACTGTATGGTACCTAAAAATAACTCGCGTCATCATTAAGAACAGGCATAAccataaaaactaaatatatgtcCTAGAAAAAATACGTCATTCCGGCAACTATTTGATGGAGATAAACCGTTTCTTCCTCAACATGCTTGTACATCCCATGTGTAACGCAACAGAGGTGCTCAGTCTGTCAACACACACAGAAACCAATTAGGAGAGCCAAATCGGGAATATGTTAATTAAAGGTCAGGGTAGGTCGGTTTGGTCTTTGGCATCTGCTATGTTTCTGAATTGGGTACTGAGAAGACCAAGACTGATGCGTACTCAGAAAACTAATGGTTTCCAAAGACGACTCAGAAGTCTCATCTCTAGTTGCCGACCCGTACCCTCCTTCCTCCCTATCCTGGAGGAAAGACGCTCAAAGAGAAACCCACACTTACTCTCTGGCCCTAGACCCCAACAGGCGCTGCCGTTCTCCAGGCTGGAAGATGCAAGCGGCTCGTCCACGACTCTCTTCGCACCTGAGCCAATGAAAGCACAGAAAAAGGACTTGGCAGCGGTCACGACGGTGGAGTCGGCCGGAACTCAGGCCTCCGGCACCTCGGGATCCCCCTAATTCTTAGGAGCCCGACAGCGATGCGGACGGCGCGGGTCGGCTGGAGTCGGGCAGCGTACTTCCGGCGGTCTTCCGGAAGCCTCTCGGCCACGCCTCTCCCGTTGTCCGTTCCTCTAACTCTTCCCACCGCCAGGTCGGCCACGGCTAAATCCTTAAGTTCCGGATGCCGTTCAGCGCAGCAATAATGTTTTCACCTCCCAGGCCTCTGCTCCCTGAGACCGGAAATGCTTCCCGAGAAACGAGGCCACAGAAGGCAGTCAGGCTTCCCGCGAAGTGCCCGGAAAGGAGTGCCTATTAAGGGTGCACACGAGGTCCGGGGCCCCTCATCTCTATGACTCTATGAGGCTAGAAGTGCCCatagtagttttttttaaaacggCTCGTGAGGCGACCCGGAAGCGGAAGTGGAAGAAAGTTCTAGTGGGCTGAGGTATCGGTGGGAGCAGCCGGGTGGCGGGAGAAGCCGTTAGGAGAGCCGGAGCTGCGGGTGAGCGCGAGCCGCGGAGCGGAGCCTAAGCTGGAGTCCAGAGGAGGCGCGGGGAGGAGGGGGGGAGACGGGCCGCAAGCGCTGCGGCGGGCAAGAAGATGCGCCCTCGGAGAGAGCTTGGCCGCGGGGAGGGGCGCAGCGGtgcagggagggggcggggacggTGTACGGCGTGTTGAGGGTGGGGCCGGCGGCGTGGGGCGCGGCGGGAGCCCAGGCTTGGACCCCGCGGGCTGGAGCGTCGAGTGTGCGCGTTTAGGGCCTTCTCTCCGTGTGCAGCCTGTGGGGCAGATGGGATGGAGAGACTCCCTTTGCTTTTCAGGCCGGGTAGCGGTGCCAGGCAGGGTCAGTGCTGCCTTTGCCCAGCCAAGGTCACAGAGGAGTGACAGTTTCAAGGCGGGCCTTGGGTATTGACCAACCCTGGGATTGCCCCGCGTGCGCCACCTGTTAGGGCAAGATAGTTTTTTCTTTGGGGCGGTGCCAAAAGCCAGCTCCCGCAGGAAGTGGGAGACATTTCTCTCTTGAAGAGTAATAAAAAGACTCTCCctggtcctcagttttctcatctgtgaagtggggggaATCGAGTAAGTCTCCATAATGACGGGTTTAGTTTCCTCTTACTGTGAGTTGCCACTGGGCCTTTGAAAGTCCCCAGGTGTTCAGCTCTAACCTACTTTTTCTTGGGATTCCCAGATCAAGATGACAACCTCCCAGAAGCACCGAGACTTCGTGGCAGAGCCCATGGGGGAAAAACCAGTGGGAAGCCTGGCCGGGATTGGTGAAGTCCTGGGCAAGAAGCTGGAGGAAAGAGGCTTTGACAAGGTGCAGGGAGGCTGCATGCAGCTGGGGAGGCCTAGGGGTGGCAGACTACCATATTTCCTGGCAGTTTGAGAGTAAGTGTATCTTTTGGGGGCTGACAGTGATGGGTAATCTGAAGAGCTAGCCAGAGCCTGCCCTGCCTCCTAGGTGCATGTACTTTGAATAGTACAGAAGTGGCCTTTGTGTTCTTAGTCCCACAGAGCACTTAGCAGCATGTCCTTTACTCTGTTTTGCAGGCCTACGTGGTCCTTGGCCAGTTTCTGGTTCTAAAGAAAGATGAAGACCTCTTCCGAGAATGGCTGAAGGACACATGCGGTGCCAACGCCAAGCAGTCTCGGGACTGCTTCGGGTGTCTTCGAGAGTGGTGCGACGCCTTCTTGTGATGCTCTCTGGGGAGACCCCGATCCCTAGCCCCAGCCTTGAGTCTCCAGAGTTTGCAGCCAAGTGAGGACTACTCCTCCGTCTTCTACAAAGGAAAAGATTGCTGTTGTCGTCCACACCTCCGATGTACTCCAGGGTCTTTTGGGAGTTCTCTCCCCTCACCATTTCAACTTTTTTGTAATTCTCACTCTTGCATgcatttcccttctctccctgccaATTTCATGTCAGCAATTACCAGCTTTTCTGAGTGGATTCCTGGCCCCTTCCTTCACGCCCACCCTCACCTCTGGTCTGTTTTATGTCATTTGATCCTCTGTTTGGCAGAACAGTCACTGTccttgtaaaattttttaaatcaataaagttagTGGCCTTCATAACTGGGTCTTGTGCGTGGAAAGCAGGTGGGCTGGGAGTTGCCTGTTTCTCCGGGACTGACCAGGTTTGTCACTCCTTATCAGTGCAGATCGAAACTGGCAGCCTCCTCAAAGGGCAGCCACCTTGGCCACATGGGCCTTAGGCGGGTGCTTGGAGTGTCTCAATCTCTGAATAGTGTGGGAGAGAATGTGGGTTGACCATGTCCTGGGATCCAGATGAGCTGTGGTGTTCCAAATGTCAGTGTGGTCATCAGCTGGGCTAGGCAGCACCTGGTGGAAAAGTCAGTGGGAGTCAGAGCTACCAGGAAGAGGGTGGACTGGATGTGGGTAGGGATTTGCCTGTCAGTCATCATTGGCAGGTACCTCCTGGCCTCTGGGGGGAGTGGGCAGGACTCTTGCAGTCTGCCCTGTTTTCTTAGGAAGGCAGGAAGAACATGGGCGTCATAACTGGGGGTGGAGTGTTGAGTGAGTTACCCTTTAATTTGGTACATTTTCGTCATGCTCTTTGTCAAACACCTATATGAACCAGGCCCACAGCTAAGATCTTtgcaagctttttctttttttctgcaatAGCAAATAATGGTTTTCTCTTTTAtcggtgaggaaacaggctcagagaggctgaatgTCATGACCATGGACTTAATACTAAGTACTCACACTGACTCTAAAAACTTGACATGGAAACACATGTACCTGAGAGTACTGTGTTCCTTGGTCGTGTCAGTTGgcttctctgagactcagttttcccacctgGAAAATGAGGTTATTGTAAGAATCAGATGCAATGCTAGCATCGTTGAAAACCTACTTGGTTACAGAATTTTCCTCAGAGGGACTAGTCTGGTAAGGAGAGAGATGATGGATGATGAATATTAGAACTGGGATGAGAAGATTTTCATGATCTCACAGtaaggaaaaattaagaaaaagttagTAAATTTAACTTCATTATAGAAACTTTGTTCATCTAAGGCTCCCATAAAGAGAGGAAGGAGACTGACCCAAGGTGGGGAAGGGTATTTGCAGCACACGTAAATGACGAAGGGCTGTGTCcagagcatattcacaactgcaGTCAAGACAGCACAACAGGAAAGTGGCTAAAAAAGAGCTGAAGGGCAGCCATAGAGGAACACCCAGATGGTGGTGAAAACACATCAAAATGTGCTCAATCACAGTAGTGGTCAGAAACACAAACATGCTATTACACACTCACAAGATTGGCAAAAATTTTGAAGTCTCACAATACCAAGTGCTGATGATAAAATGGATCAACAAGAACTGATACCCGACTGGTGGGAGTGTTATTTGGTGTAAACAGTTGGAGAAAACAGTTGGGTGTTTTCCAGTAAAACTAAAGACCCACCCTGTGAGCCAGCAATTCTGTTCCTGGGGCTGTGATGGGGACACTCGTGCGCCTGCACCAGCATCTGAGCCAACATTCAAtagtaaagaaaaagaagcagggagggtatagctcagcagcagagcacgtgcttagcatgcatgaggtcctgagttcaatccctggtactgccattaaaaaaaaaaaaagaggagtgaATGAACatgattacctcccccaaaaatttttaaaaagaaaaaaagaaaagttgataGTGATTGCctttggggagggaggcaggtgtgCCGTGTGGGAACATTTGGGGCTGGGAATGGCAGTTTCCATTTCTTGACCTGTGTGATGGTGATACAGGCATTGACTGTTCTGGGTACGTTTCTGTTTATTAGCTACATCTCAGAACGGTAGAAGGataaaagggaaaccaaaaataaaaatagagcaaTTAGATGATTAGTCAGAAAGTATGATAGTTGTTAGTAGGGATGAGTGTTCCATGCAAGTTCTGGGAAGTGTGAGCGGTGCCCCCACCCCCGAAGGTCGCAGGATGGCCAGAGCTGGGCCCAGCCTGCGTTACAGGCTGCTTCCTGGGAGGGTGCCTATCTGAAGCCCAGGCCTAGTTGATCATGTGGGC is a window of Vicugna pacos chromosome 10, VicPac4, whole genome shotgun sequence DNA encoding:
- the BANF1 gene encoding barrier-to-autointegration factor is translated as MTTSQKHRDFVAEPMGEKPVGSLAGIGEVLGKKLEERGFDKAYVVLGQFLVLKKDEDLFREWLKDTCGANAKQSRDCFGCLREWCDAFL